In Sulfitobacter albidus, the following proteins share a genomic window:
- the moaB gene encoding molybdenum cofactor biosynthesis protein B has translation MSRIDEAIEFIAIRIAILTVSDSRDLTQDRSGDTLVARLQDAGHTLADRKILPDERDLIAAQLRDWCADPRIDVVISTGGTGLTGRDVTVEAHRDVYEKEIDAFGTVFTIVSMQKIGTSAVQSRATGGVANGTYLFALPGSPGACKDAWDEILSKQLDYRHRPCNFVEILPRLDEHHRRK, from the coding sequence ATGAGCCGTATCGACGAAGCAATTGAATTCATTGCAATCCGTATTGCGATCCTCACCGTTTCCGACAGCCGCGACCTGACGCAGGATCGCTCCGGCGATACGCTGGTGGCGCGGCTGCAGGATGCGGGTCACACGCTGGCAGATCGCAAGATCCTCCCCGACGAGCGGGACCTTATCGCCGCACAGCTGCGCGACTGGTGCGCGGATCCGCGGATTGATGTCGTGATCTCGACCGGGGGCACGGGGCTGACGGGGCGCGATGTCACGGTGGAGGCGCACCGCGATGTCTACGAGAAAGAGATCGACGCCTTCGGCACGGTCTTTACCATCGTGTCGATGCAGAAAATCGGCACATCCGCGGTGCAATCGCGCGCCACCGGCGGGGTGGCCAATGGCACCTATCTTTTTGCCCTGCCGGGCAGTCCAGGCGCGTGCAAGGACGCCTGGGACGAGATCCTGAGCAAGCAGCTCGACTACCGCCACCGCCCCTGCAACTTTGTGGAAATCCTGCCGCGTCTGGATGAACATCACAGGCGCAAATAG
- a CDS encoding LysE family translocator, which produces MIDPVVLLAFIPAALALNATPGPDMMLCLAQGLHNGRRAAWRASAGVSTGAMVHVTLAGLGLGALMNAVPQAFDIIRWIGVGYLLYLAVQALRSRRTRLDPAAPRPARAFRAGLFTNLSNIKVIWFVLAFIPQFVDPAAGPVFAQFLAFGAMIAAGGFVVNGAVGASAGRWGRALTRNSGVLGTVTAIIYTALALRLAVME; this is translated from the coding sequence ATGATTGATCCTGTTGTCCTGCTTGCTTTCATTCCGGCGGCGCTTGCATTGAATGCGACGCCTGGGCCGGACATGATGCTGTGTCTCGCGCAGGGGCTGCACAATGGCAGGCGGGCGGCGTGGCGGGCGAGCGCCGGTGTCTCGACCGGTGCAATGGTGCATGTCACCTTGGCGGGTCTGGGCCTTGGTGCCCTGATGAACGCCGTGCCGCAAGCATTTGATATTATTCGCTGGATTGGTGTCGGGTATCTGCTGTATCTGGCAGTGCAGGCGCTGCGCAGCCGTCGCACACGGCTTGACCCTGCCGCGCCGCGCCCTGCGCGGGCCTTTCGCGCGGGACTATTTACAAACCTCAGTAATATCAAGGTGATCTGGTTCGTTCTTGCGTTCATCCCACAGTTTGTCGATCCTGCCGCTGGGCCGGTATTCGCGCAGTTTCTGGCGTTTGGCGCGATGATTGCGGCGGGTGGGTTCGTGGTGAACGGCGCGGTCGGTGCCTCCGCCGGGCGCTGGGGGCGTGCATTGACCCGCAACAGCGGCGTGCTCGGCACCGTCACCGCCATTATCTACACCGCCCTTGCCCTGCGCCTTGCCGTGATGGAGTGA
- a CDS encoding uracil-DNA glycosylase, protein MESLTPHTARDMLAWQIELGVDECIGDAPVNRYDLPDKLAKPQAAGKVGAAPPVIAADDPVSVARTAAKGAGSLEALRAAMAAFEHCDLKRGARNLVFSDGIAGAPVMIVGEAPGREEDRQGRPFVGAAGQLLDRMFAAIGMGRDRAEAPIYITNTLPWRPPQNRDPKPEEIAMLKPFLIRHIELADPKVVVLMGNWACQALLEKRGITRLRGGWTKAVDKPALPMFHPAYLLRNAAAKREAWSDLLTLKDAVDK, encoded by the coding sequence ATGGAATCACTTACCCCCCATACGGCGCGTGACATGCTTGCCTGGCAGATCGAGCTTGGCGTGGATGAGTGTATCGGCGACGCACCCGTCAACCGCTACGATTTGCCCGATAAATTGGCCAAGCCTCAGGCGGCGGGCAAAGTCGGCGCCGCGCCGCCGGTGATCGCGGCAGACGATCCGGTATCGGTGGCCCGAACTGCCGCAAAAGGGGCGGGTAGCCTTGAGGCGCTCCGTGCCGCGATGGCAGCGTTCGAGCACTGCGATCTCAAGCGCGGCGCGCGCAATCTGGTGTTTTCCGACGGGATCGCGGGCGCGCCCGTCATGATCGTCGGCGAGGCGCCGGGGCGCGAGGAAGACCGCCAGGGCAGGCCCTTTGTCGGTGCGGCGGGGCAGTTGCTGGACAGGATGTTCGCGGCCATCGGCATGGGGCGCGATCGCGCCGAGGCGCCGATCTATATCACCAACACGCTGCCTTGGCGTCCGCCGCAGAACCGTGATCCCAAACCCGAAGAGATCGCGATGCTCAAACCCTTCTTGATCCGCCATATCGAGCTGGCCGATCCGAAGGTTGTGGTTTTGATGGGCAATTGGGCGTGTCAGGCCTTGCTGGAAAAACGCGGCATCACGCGGCTGCGCGGCGGCTGGACCAAGGCTGTGGATAAACCTGCCTTGCCGATGTTTCATCCGGCATATCTGCTGCGGAATGCTGCCGCAAAGCGAGAGGCTTGGAGCGATCTTCTTACGCTGAAAGACGCTGTGGATAAATGA
- a CDS encoding aspartate carbamoyltransferase catalytic subunit, whose product MSFAHRHLLGIEPLGPADITTLLDLADDYATLNRQPNKHRDTLAGLTQVNMFFENSTRTQASFEIAGKRLGADVMNMAMQASSIKKGETLIDTAMTLNAMHPDLLVVRHPQSGAVDLLAQKVNCAVLNAGDGRHEHPTQALLDALTIRRKKGRLHRLSIAICGDIAHSRVARSNIILLGKMENRVRLIGPPTLMPSQIAEFGVEVFDDMREGLREVDVVMMLRLQKERMDGGFIPSEREYYHRYGLDAEKLSHAKSDAIVMHPGPMNRGVEIDGTLADDINRSVIQEQVEMGVAVRMAAMDLLARNRMPHAV is encoded by the coding sequence ATGTCGTTTGCGCACCGTCACCTTCTGGGGATCGAGCCGTTGGGCCCGGCCGACATCACGACACTGCTGGATCTGGCCGATGATTACGCAACGCTCAATCGCCAGCCAAACAAGCACCGCGATACCCTCGCGGGGCTCACGCAGGTCAACATGTTCTTTGAAAACTCCACCCGCACACAGGCCAGTTTCGAGATCGCGGGCAAGCGGTTGGGCGCGGACGTGATGAACATGGCGATGCAGGCATCCTCGATCAAAAAGGGCGAGACGCTGATCGACACGGCGATGACGCTGAACGCGATGCATCCCGATCTGCTGGTGGTGCGGCATCCGCAATCGGGCGCGGTGGATTTGTTGGCGCAAAAGGTCAATTGCGCGGTTCTGAACGCGGGCGACGGGCGTCACGAGCATCCCACGCAGGCGTTGCTGGATGCGCTGACCATCCGACGCAAGAAGGGTCGCCTGCACCGTCTGTCCATCGCGATCTGCGGCGATATTGCGCACAGCCGGGTGGCGCGCTCGAACATCATCCTGTTGGGCAAGATGGAAAACCGCGTGCGCCTCATTGGCCCGCCCACGCTGATGCCCTCGCAGATCGCGGAATTCGGGGTCGAGGTGTTCGACGACATGCGCGAGGGCCTGCGTGAAGTGGATGTGGTGATGATGCTGCGCTTGCAAAAAGAGCGCATGGATGGCGGCTTTATCCCCAGCGAACGGGAGTATTACCATCGATACGGGCTGGATGCGGAAAAGTTATCCCACGCCAAATCCGATGCCATCGTGATGCACCCCGGCCCGATGAACCGCGGGGTCGAGATTGACGGCACGCTTGCCGATGACATCAACCGCAGCGTCATTCAGGAGCAGGTCGAGATGGGCGTCGCCGTGCGCATGGCCGCGATGGATCTTCTGGCACGCAACCGGATGCCGCACGCGGTATGA
- the pyrC gene encoding dihydroorotase, whose product MTLHFTNATLLDPQAGTETLGSLSVDEGRISAVTPGNLANPKGRIIDCGGKYLAPGIVDLGVKVCEPGERHKESYRSAGLAAAKGGVTTMITRPDTDPAIDSPETLEFVTRRANEASPVHVLPMAALTKGRAGREMTEIGFLMDAGAVAFTDCDHVVTDTKVFQRALTYARSLGALVIAHPQDPGLSRGAAATSGKFASLRGLPAVSPMAERMALDRDMALVEMTGARYHADQITTARALPSLERAKANGLDVTAGVGIHHLTLNALDVANYRTFFKLKPPLRDEDDRLAVVDAVARGVIDIISSMHTPQDEESKRLPFEEAASGAVALETFLPAALRLWHSEMIDLPTLWRAMSLNPARRLGLDTGRLEVGAPADLVLFDPFAPFVLDRATLRSKSRNTPFDGMRLEGKVLSTWVGGTCVYE is encoded by the coding sequence ATGACGCTGCATTTCACCAACGCGACGCTGCTGGATCCGCAGGCCGGGACCGAAACGCTTGGCTCCTTGTCGGTCGATGAGGGTCGGATCAGCGCGGTCACGCCGGGCAATCTGGCCAACCCCAAGGGGCGGATCATCGATTGCGGGGGCAAATACCTCGCGCCCGGAATTGTCGACCTTGGCGTCAAGGTCTGCGAACCCGGTGAGCGGCACAAGGAAAGCTATCGCTCTGCCGGGCTGGCCGCCGCCAAGGGCGGTGTCACCACGATGATCACCCGGCCCGACACCGATCCTGCCATCGACAGCCCGGAGACGCTGGAATTCGTCACCCGCCGCGCCAATGAGGCCTCCCCGGTGCACGTGCTGCCCATGGCCGCACTGACCAAGGGGCGCGCGGGCCGCGAGATGACCGAAATCGGGTTCCTGATGGACGCAGGCGCCGTGGCCTTTACCGATTGCGATCACGTGGTGACCGATACCAAGGTGTTCCAACGCGCGCTGACCTACGCGCGCAGCCTCGGCGCGCTGGTGATCGCGCATCCGCAGGATCCGGGGCTGAGCCGTGGCGCGGCGGCGACCTCGGGCAAGTTCGCCTCGTTGCGCGGGCTGCCGGCGGTGTCGCCCATGGCCGAGCGGATGGCGCTGGACCGCGACATGGCGCTCGTCGAGATGACGGGCGCGCGCTATCACGCCGACCAGATCACCACCGCCCGCGCCCTGCCCTCGCTGGAGCGGGCAAAGGCCAACGGCCTGGACGTGACGGCGGGCGTGGGCATCCACCACCTGACGCTGAACGCGCTCGATGTGGCGAATTACCGGACGTTCTTCAAGCTCAAGCCGCCCTTGCGCGACGAGGACGACCGGCTGGCGGTTGTGGACGCCGTGGCGCGCGGCGTGATCGACATCATCAGCTCCATGCACACCCCGCAGGACGAGGAAAGCAAGCGGTTGCCTTTCGAAGAAGCCGCCTCGGGTGCCGTGGCGCTTGAGACCTTCCTGCCCGCCGCCCTGCGCCTGTGGCACAGCGAGATGATCGACCTTCCGACGCTGTGGCGGGCGATGTCACTGAACCCCGCGCGCAGGCTGGGGCTGGATACCGGGCGGCTTGAGGTCGGGGCGCCCGCGGATCTGGTGCTCTTTGATCCTTTCGCGCCCTTCGTGCTGGACCGCGCGACGCTACGGTCGAAATCGCGCAATACGCCGTTTGACGGGATGCGGCTGGAGGGTAAGGTGCTGTCGACATGGGTCGGCGGGACCTGCGTTTATGAATAA
- the plsY gene encoding glycerol-3-phosphate 1-O-acyltransferase PlsY: MPLIETSTSLLILWALTGYLLGSVPFGVLVSRMMGLGNLREIGSGNIGATNVLRTGSKPAAIATLLLDGAKGAVVLLLARALTGEDAAQLAAVMAMLGHCFPVWLGFKGGKGVATFIGILLAFAWPVGLAVCLAWLVGAGLSRMSSMGGLLAAASSTILMVVLGAGHGLVMGIVLTLLVFWRHRENIARIKAGTEPRIGKKG, encoded by the coding sequence ATGCCATTGATCGAAACCTCGACCAGCCTGCTGATCCTCTGGGCGCTGACGGGCTATTTGCTGGGGTCGGTCCCCTTTGGCGTGCTGGTGTCGCGCATGATGGGGCTGGGCAACCTGCGCGAGATCGGATCGGGCAACATTGGGGCCACGAACGTGCTGCGCACCGGGTCCAAGCCTGCGGCGATTGCGACGCTGCTGCTGGACGGCGCCAAGGGTGCGGTTGTGCTGCTGCTGGCCCGCGCGCTCACTGGGGAGGACGCGGCACAGCTGGCCGCGGTGATGGCGATGCTGGGGCATTGCTTCCCGGTGTGGCTGGGCTTCAAGGGTGGCAAGGGGGTCGCGACATTCATCGGGATTTTGCTGGCTTTCGCCTGGCCCGTGGGGCTGGCCGTGTGTCTGGCCTGGCTGGTGGGCGCGGGTCTGTCGCGCATGTCGTCGATGGGCGGTCTGCTGGCCGCCGCATCCTCGACAATTCTAATGGTGGTTCTGGGCGCCGGGCACGGTCTGGTGATGGGGATTGTGCTGACGCTGCTGGTGTTCTGGCGCCACCGCGAAAACATCGCGCGGATCAAGGCAGGCACCGAGCCGCGCATCGGCAAAAAGGGGTGA
- a CDS encoding GbsR/MarR family transcriptional regulator, with product MHLTPAMQSFILHWGDMGAKWGTNRSVAQIHALLHISPEPLAADEICDLLNLARSNVSNGLKELQSLGMVKSQRQLGDRRDHFTSIRDMFELTTTVIESRREREYLPTLRALEAVQREAEEDATPEAVKGRIKETLDTMQMFDGWYRDVSRLPRGVQMAAIRLGGRIARFLPKGKDD from the coding sequence ATGCACCTGACCCCCGCCATGCAAAGCTTTATCCTCCATTGGGGGGACATGGGTGCGAAATGGGGCACTAACCGCTCGGTCGCGCAGATCCACGCGCTGCTGCACATCTCGCCCGAGCCGCTGGCGGCGGATGAGATCTGCGATCTGCTGAACCTCGCGCGTTCGAATGTGTCCAACGGGCTGAAAGAACTGCAAAGCCTTGGCATGGTCAAATCGCAACGCCAGCTGGGCGATCGGCGCGATCATTTCACCTCGATCCGCGATATGTTCGAGCTGACCACCACCGTGATCGAAAGCCGCCGGGAACGCGAATACCTGCCCACCCTGCGCGCACTTGAAGCCGTGCAGCGCGAGGCGGAGGAGGACGCAACCCCCGAGGCCGTCAAAGGCCGCATCAAGGAAACACTCGACACGATGCAGATGTTTGACGGCTGGTACCGCGATGTGTCGCGCCTGCCGCGCGGCGTGCAAATGGCCGCGATCCGACTGGGCGGGCGCATCGCCCGCTTCCTGCCGAAGGGCAAAGACGACTAA
- a CDS encoding DUF805 domain-containing protein → MTGPFSALNLAFTQLVKFSGRATRSEFWWVFLAYVLCVSGAAAYDAMTVMALVETYGANAVAMIDFTAFTATWVLVVFALPLLSLTVRRLHDAGFSGFWVLVNMVPGIGGLVLLALCALPGQNGTTVHGSPIGRSIAKPLRGKRADDPYAKAMQGYAVLFDQDRPVTPEMQAARKEEISDYYRSRVLKPAASA, encoded by the coding sequence ATGACCGGCCCCTTCAGCGCATTGAACCTCGCCTTTACCCAGCTTGTGAAATTTTCCGGGCGCGCCACGCGGTCAGAATTCTGGTGGGTCTTTCTGGCCTACGTCTTGTGCGTTTCGGGGGCCGCTGCCTATGACGCGATGACGGTGATGGCGCTCGTTGAGACCTACGGGGCAAATGCCGTTGCAATGATCGATTTCACCGCGTTTACAGCCACATGGGTGCTTGTCGTCTTTGCCCTGCCCCTGCTCAGCCTCACGGTCCGCCGCCTGCATGACGCCGGATTTTCGGGCTTCTGGGTGCTCGTCAATATGGTTCCGGGCATCGGTGGCCTCGTGCTCCTCGCACTCTGCGCGTTGCCTGGCCAGAACGGCACCACCGTGCACGGCTCACCAATCGGGCGGAGCATCGCCAAACCCCTGCGCGGCAAACGGGCCGATGATCCCTATGCAAAAGCCATGCAAGGCTACGCCGTCCTGTTCGATCAGGACCGCCCCGTGACGCCGGAAATGCAGGCGGCCCGCAAGGAAGAAATCTCGGACTACTACCGCTCCCGTGTTCTCAAACCCGCCGCCTCAGCCTGA
- a CDS encoding glutamate--cysteine ligase — protein sequence MSIPQSGGGPIERREQLAEFLADGCKPKADWRIGTEHEKFGYCRDTHKPLPYEGERSIRVMLEGLRDRHGWAPVEEAGKLIGLEKEGANISLEPGGQLELSGAPLETIHETCDEVNTHLREVQDVADDIGVGWIGLGAAPEWTHDQMDLMPKGRYKLMNDYMTKVGTMGRVMMRRTCTVQVNLDFGSEADMVQKMRVAVALQPLATALFANSPFFEGKINGHKSWRSRVWRDLDDARTGTIPFIFEDGFGFERWVEYALDVPMYFVYRDGKYIDALGLSFRDFLDGKLSALPGETPTLSDWADHLTTAFPEARMKKYIEMRGADGGPWRRLCALPAFWVGLMYDQSALDGAWDLVKGWDAQTRDEMRVAASVDGLQAQVGKVNMHDLAREVLALSEAGLKARARTGAGGLVPDETHFLNALKESVETGRVPADELLACYHGEWGGDLSKIYDAFSY from the coding sequence ATGTCCATTCCCCAGTCCGGCGGCGGCCCGATCGAGCGACGCGAACAGCTGGCCGAGTTTCTGGCCGACGGCTGTAAGCCCAAGGCCGACTGGCGTATCGGCACCGAGCACGAGAAATTCGGCTATTGTCGCGACACCCACAAGCCTCTGCCCTACGAGGGGGAGCGGTCGATCCGGGTGATGCTGGAAGGGCTGCGGGACCGCCATGGCTGGGCGCCGGTCGAGGAGGCGGGCAAGCTGATCGGCCTCGAGAAGGAGGGTGCGAACATCAGCCTTGAGCCCGGCGGGCAGCTGGAGCTGTCGGGCGCGCCATTGGAGACGATCCACGAGACCTGCGACGAGGTGAATACCCACCTGCGGGAGGTGCAGGATGTGGCCGACGACATCGGCGTCGGCTGGATCGGCCTCGGCGCCGCACCCGAGTGGACGCACGATCAGATGGATCTGATGCCCAAGGGCCGCTACAAGCTGATGAATGACTACATGACCAAGGTTGGCACCATGGGCCGGGTCATGATGCGCCGGACCTGCACCGTTCAGGTGAACCTCGATTTCGGATCGGAAGCCGACATGGTGCAAAAGATGCGCGTTGCTGTGGCCTTGCAGCCTTTGGCGACCGCGCTGTTTGCCAATTCGCCGTTCTTTGAGGGGAAGATCAACGGGCATAAATCCTGGCGGTCGCGCGTGTGGCGCGATCTGGACGACGCGCGCACGGGCACGATCCCTTTCATCTTCGAGGACGGGTTCGGGTTCGAGCGCTGGGTGGAATACGCGCTCGATGTGCCGATGTATTTCGTCTACCGCGATGGCAAATACATCGATGCGCTTGGCCTGTCGTTCCGCGACTTCCTCGACGGCAAGCTGTCGGCCCTGCCCGGCGAGACGCCGACGCTGAGCGATTGGGCGGATCATCTGACGACGGCCTTCCCCGAGGCGCGCATGAAGAAATACATCGAGATGCGGGGCGCCGACGGGGGGCCGTGGCGCCGCCTGTGCGCATTGCCCGCGTTCTGGGTGGGGCTGATGTACGATCAATCCGCGCTCGACGGCGCGTGGGATCTGGTCAAAGGCTGGGATGCGCAGACGCGCGATGAGATGCGCGTCGCGGCTTCGGTCGACGGGTTGCAGGCACAGGTGGGCAAGGTGAACATGCACGATCTCGCCCGCGAGGTTCTGGCGTTGTCAGAGGCGGGGCTGAAGGCGCGTGCGCGCACTGGCGCGGGCGGGCTTGTCCCGGATGAGACGCATTTCCTCAATGCGCTCAAGGAAAGCGTCGAGACCGGCCGCGTGCCCGCCGATGAGCTGCTGGCGTGCTACCATGGCGAATGGGGCGGCGATCTGAGCAAGATCTACGACGCGTTTTCTTACTGA
- a CDS encoding 16S rRNA (uracil(1498)-N(3))-methyltransferase, with product MDAKIRLYVEHPLGEAQTVPLDRAQAHYLFGVMRQTVGAQVLLFNGMDGEWRAEVVEVGKRGGTLRCAAQTRALQMPPDLWLCFAPIKKARTDFIVEKATEMGAARIVPMQTDFTNAGRIQRDRLQAHAVEAAEQCGGTFVPEVAELVRFAALLDRWEPARRIMFCDEALVSAPAGVRADPGPWAIFIGPEGGFSDAERARLRAQDHAQAVSLGPRILRADTAAVAALTVWQQALGDWT from the coding sequence ATGGACGCGAAGATCAGGCTTTATGTAGAGCACCCTTTGGGGGAGGCGCAAACGGTTCCTCTGGACCGCGCGCAGGCGCATTACCTGTTTGGCGTGATGCGTCAGACGGTGGGCGCGCAGGTGTTGCTGTTCAACGGTATGGACGGCGAATGGCGCGCCGAGGTGGTCGAGGTGGGCAAACGCGGGGGCACGCTGCGCTGCGCGGCGCAGACACGGGCGTTGCAAATGCCCCCCGACCTGTGGCTGTGCTTTGCCCCGATCAAGAAGGCGCGCACGGATTTCATTGTCGAAAAGGCGACCGAAATGGGGGCCGCGCGCATCGTGCCCATGCAGACCGATTTTACAAACGCGGGCCGCATTCAACGCGACCGCCTTCAGGCCCACGCGGTCGAGGCGGCAGAGCAATGCGGCGGCACCTTTGTGCCGGAGGTGGCGGAACTGGTGCGCTTTGCCGCCCTGCTGGACCGCTGGGAGCCGGCGCGCCGGATCATGTTCTGCGACGAAGCGCTGGTGAGCGCGCCTGCGGGGGTGCGGGCGGATCCTGGCCCCTGGGCGATTTTCATCGGCCCCGAGGGTGGGTTTTCCGATGCAGAGCGGGCCCGGTTGAGGGCGCAGGATCACGCACAGGCGGTCTCCCTGGGTCCGCGGATCCTGCGGGCGGATACGGCGGCGGTGGCGGCGTTGACGGTCTGGCAGCAGGCGCTGGGGGATTGGACATGA
- the ubiA gene encoding 4-hydroxybenzoate octaprenyltransferase, whose product MQDHAPPPEPQDDGSVADAYSRNWVDRYAPTAARPYLRLSRADRPIGTWLLLLPCWWGLALAMLYDGQARWFDLWIFVGCALGAFLMRGAGCTWNDITDREIDAGVARTRSRPIPSGQVSVRGAAVWMIVQALIAFLILISFNAAAIRLGVLSLIPVAIYPFAKRFTWWPQVFLGLAFNWGALLAWTAHTGRLDAPAVVLYLAGIAWTLFYDTIYAHQDTEDDALIGVKSTARLFGDRSPQWLRRFLMATVGLMGIAVVYAGLPQASALALVVALAGPWAMGWHMAWQLRGLDIHNPQKMLQLFRANRDTGMIPLLFFGAALLL is encoded by the coding sequence ATGCAAGACCACGCCCCTCCGCCAGAGCCGCAGGACGACGGCAGCGTCGCTGACGCCTATTCGCGCAACTGGGTCGACCGCTACGCACCGACCGCTGCGCGCCCCTATCTGCGGCTCAGCCGGGCGGACCGGCCCATTGGAACTTGGCTGTTGCTGCTGCCGTGCTGGTGGGGTCTGGCGCTGGCAATGCTCTACGATGGGCAAGCCCGCTGGTTCGATCTATGGATCTTTGTCGGCTGTGCGCTGGGCGCGTTCCTGATGCGTGGGGCGGGCTGTACGTGGAACGACATCACCGACCGCGAGATAGACGCAGGCGTCGCGCGCACGCGCTCGCGGCCCATACCGTCGGGGCAGGTCAGCGTACGCGGGGCGGCAGTCTGGATGATCGTGCAGGCGCTGATCGCCTTCCTGATCCTGATTTCGTTCAATGCAGCCGCGATCCGGCTCGGCGTGCTTTCGTTGATCCCGGTCGCGATCTATCCATTCGCCAAGCGGTTCACCTGGTGGCCGCAGGTTTTTCTGGGTCTTGCGTTCAACTGGGGCGCGCTGCTGGCGTGGACCGCGCATACCGGGCGGCTCGATGCGCCTGCCGTGGTGCTGTATCTGGCGGGCATCGCCTGGACACTTTTTTACGATACGATCTACGCCCATCAAGACACCGAGGATGACGCGCTGATCGGGGTGAAATCCACTGCCCGCCTGTTCGGTGACCGCTCACCACAGTGGCTGCGGCGGTTTTTGATGGCGACCGTGGGCCTGATGGGCATCGCCGTGGTCTACGCCGGGCTGCCGCAGGCGTCGGCGCTTGCGCTGGTGGTGGCCCTTGCGGGCCCTTGGGCGATGGGCTGGCACATGGCCTGGCAGCTGCGCGGGCTCGACATCCACAATCCGCAGAAGATGCTGCAATTGTTTCGCGCCAACCGCGACACCGGCATGATCCCGCTGCTGTTTTTCGGCGCGGCGCTGCTGCTGTGA